In the genome of Nitrospirota bacterium, the window GGCGCGGCAGGCGCGGCACCTGGCCATTCCCCTGTCGCAGCGGAACGAACCCAATCCGATTCCCGCCTCACCCGCCATCCTGAAAGAAGCGCGGCAGCACTTCGCCGACCATTGCGCCACCTGCCACGCCAACGACGGGAGCGGCAACACCCCGATCGGCAAGAACGTGTATCCCAAAGCCCCGGATCTGCGTTTAGCCGATACCCAGTCTCTGTCGGACGGAGAGTTGTTTTTCGTCATCCATAACGGCATCCGCTTCACCGGCATGCCGGCCTGGGGCAAGGGCAAGCCGGAAGAGGACCAGGACAGTTGGAAGCTCGTGCACTTCCTCCGCCGTCTCCCCACGATCACGGCGGAGGAACTGGAGGAGATGAAGCGCTATAATCCGAAAACCGAGCGGGAACGGGAGGAAGAGGCCGCCTTCGAGCGGTTCCTCGGCGGCGAAGACGTTGCCCCGCCCGCGCCGGCCCATCATCATTGACCGTTGTTCGCGAAGGAGACCATGATGCGACGATTGTTCGGCATTCTTTTCTTCCTGGTCTTGTTCTCCCCCGTCTCTTGGGCGCATGAAGGCAGCGCCCACATCATGGGAACCGTGACGGAAATCGCGGCCGACCATGTCGTCGTCCAAACGACCGATGCCAAGACCGTGACGATCAAGACAACGGCCAAGACCAGCTACCGCACCACCAAGGAGGCCAGCAGCCGCGACGCCCTCAAGGTCGGGCATCGCGTCGTGGCGGAAGTGACCAAGGACGCAACCGGAATGACGGCCAGCGAACTGCGCTTCTCCTCCGTGCCTCCGAAACCGGGAGCCCACTGATGCGCGGGCTGCTCATCCGGTTCACGGTGACCGGCATCGCCGTATTCCTGGCCAGCCAGATCGTGCCGGGCATCACGGTCGAGACGGTCTCCGCCGGGGTGGCCGCCGTGATCCTGCTGGCGTTTCTGAATGCCATCGTCCGCCCCGTCCTCTACCTGTTCACGCTCCCCTTCATCATCCTCTCCCTCGGCCTGTTCATGGTCGTCATCAATGCGCTCCTCCTCCACCTGGTGGCCTTTCTGGTCAAAGGCTTCGTCGTCGAGGGGTTCTGGCCCTCGGTGTGGGGTGCGCTGATCATCAGCGTGACTAGCACGATCCTGACCCTCTGGGTGTCCGAGCAGGGACAGGTCGAGATGGTCATTCACCGCAAGCCGCCCCGGATCGTCAATTGACGTGTCCGTGCCGGCCATCTCTTCCCTGCCCAAGGGCAGAAGAAGGAAAAGGAATCCCCCATGACACACCGGCAGACCGTCGCCCTCCTACTCACGCTGGCCTTGCTGCACGGCTGTGACACGACCAAGCACGCCACGGAGGTCCAGCCCTCCGGCTTCCTCGCCGAATATCGGACCTTGCTCCAACCCGGCAAGGAGGGAACGTGGGATCCGTTGCGCGTGTACCGCAACCCGAAGACCGACTTTGCCGCCATCAAGAAGATACAGCTCGAGCCCGTGACGATCTGGAATCAACCGAACTCCACCCTCTCCCCCGGACAGAAGGAGGATCTGCAGCGACTCGCCGACTACTTTTACAACCTGCTCTACGTGAAGCTCTCCAAGGATTACGAGATGGTTCAAAAGCCGACTCCTGGCGCGGTGCGCGTGCAAGTCGCGATCACGCATGGCGAGGAATCCGTCACAGCACTCGCGCTCGCCTCGAAGGTGGCCCCGACAGCCCAGCTTGCAAACGCTCTCTGGGCCTTTGCCACCGACAAACCGTCCACGCTTTTTGTCGGAGATGTGACCGTCGAGTTCATGGCCCATGACACGCAGACCGGGGAGCTGCTCACAGCAGGGGCCGACCGACGCGTGGGCGGGAGGAACCTGTTCGATAAGGAAGCGCTCAACTCCTGGGGCGACGTGCGGAACAGTCTGGAATTCTGGTCGGATGCCACCGTGTACCGCCTGTGCCTCATCCGGCGCGAGGCCAATTGCGTCAAGCCGAATGCATAACAGGAGGAGATGTCGGCGCTCGGGAAGCACGCGCCTGGTCGATTGAACTTGAATTGGCCCGGCGGCATGCTACAATGCCGCCTTCATTGAGGATTCACGATTCGCGCCCGTTAGAGACAGAGGAGCACCCATGGGTCAGGCAGCCGAACACCCCCGCGCCAGCAAGCAGACCACTCTCCAACGCACCCTAACCGAGGCGCTCAACGAACTCGGCATGGATGCGGCGCTGGTCGCGATTTGCGAACGGGCCAACGGCCCGCTGGTCGCCCAAGGATCGCGCGGCTTCGCGCCCCGCGAAGTCCAGTCCGTCGTCAGAACCCTGTCGGGCGTGGAGCAGAGCTTGCTTACCGCCCCGGCACCGGTGGGCGAAGGCGAGGCCCTGCGGGCGGTCCGTCTCCGCATGATCACGCCGGCGGCCAAGGCCCTCCTGGCCCTGCCGCTCCGGCACAGACAGAAGCTGTACGGCGTGCTCGTGGTCGGCAGGAAGGAAGGCGCCGCCTTCACCAAGAAGGAACGGACCCTGCTCGAGGGCGCCGGCGAAAGCATTACCGGGTCGCTGGAGCGGGCCGGCCTCTTCGACGGCACGGTGCTCCTCAGCCCTCCGATGGTCGCCCAGGAACCGGCTCCGGCGCAGGCGGCCGTGCCCATGGCCGCCGAGGTCCTGGCCCCATCATCCTACGCCACCCCGGCCATACAAGAACGGATTACCTCCCTGCTGAACGAGGCCGCCGCCACCACTCCGTTCGACCGGGCCTGGGTCACGTACTACGACCCGATCGCCGGCATTCTGGAAGTGCTGGGCCTCGCGGGCGACGTCCGAGGGGAGCAGAAAAAGGATCTCAAGCCCGGCCATCGCCTGGGCCTGGACACGTCGGCATCCGGCTGGGCGGTCCGCCACCGGAAGACCCGCCTGGACAACGACCTGGCCTCCACGCAGGGACGATTCCTGGACCACAAACACCTCTACAAGGAACGATTCCGCTCCGCTCTGGTCGTGCCCTTTTTCGTGCGAGGCCAAGTCGGAGGCACGCTGACCCTGGGCTCCAAGACCCCATTGCAATACGGGCTCCCGGACGCCAGGGTGCTGGAACCGGTGATCGTCAAATTGGTCGAGCTGCTCCAAGAGCCGCCGGTCGCCCAAGCAACCGCCGTCGAGCCGGGCGAGATCATGGAACCGGCGGCCGAGCCGACGGCCTTGGCTGCGCCTGAGCCCTTGATCAGAAAACAGGAGCGGCAGGCCGCCCTGGGCGAGTTCAGCGCGTTCCTGGCGACGGAAATCCGGGAGCCGCTGGCCTCCATCCGGGCGCAGCTCGAAGAAGTGACGGGGGAAGGGATTCTGGACTTCGACCCGCAGACCCGCGTGGAGAACGCCATGCGCGACCTCATCCGAGTCGAGGCGATTCTCAACGAGATCCTCGACTTTGCTAAGCCGCTGGACCTGAATCGCCGGCTCTGCCGGGTGCCGGACATTATCGAGAATACGCTGACCGTGGTGGCCACCGAGCTGGACATGAACCGGATCCGGGTCACCAAGGACTATGCCGCCAACCTGAGTCAGGTCCGCTGTGACGACGGCAAGTTCCAGCAGGTCTTCCTCAGTATCTTCAAAAACTCGCTGGAGGCCATGTCGCCCGGCGGCCAGCTCGACATCCAGGTCTCGCCGGTGAAGGCCGGACGCGCGCATGACGTACAGATCCTGATCAAGAACGACGGGGTCCCGATCCCCACCGAACATATGGGCAAGATATTCGAGCCCTTCTTCACGACAAAACGGGCCGGAACCGGCCTGGGGCTGGCCACGGTCAAGAAGATCGTCGAGGAACACCAGGGGCAGATTTCGATCGCCAGCGGACCGGGCCAGGGGACGACCGTGATCATCCAGCTCCCCACGCCGGTCCATCGCGGGGCCGCCTATCGCCGCCGCGGGGGCCGCGGGCGTCGGCCACCGCGAGGGCGCTAACTCGGCCTAAAAGTTGAAAAGTCTGAAAGTTCTAAAATTTACAATCTGATGCATCGCCTTGCCCTGACTTTGTAATTTTATAGACTTTCAGACTTCCCGGACTTTCACCCATCTGATTCCCCTATTGACAGGGTCCGCAGAGGTGGCTAAGATACGCCCCGACTTACAGCCTGAACTGATTCGCTTATTATTGATCGTCTTTCACACTTACTTCAAAGGAGTGACTGCTATGAAGACTCTCATCAGCACTGTTGTGGCGGTGTTGGGCGTGGCGCTCTCCCTGTCTCTCGCGGTGGCCAATCCGGCCCTCTTGCCGAAGCATCCCGGCTACCCGGCCTCCGGCAACGCCAACGACCAGGGCCAGACCAATGCGACCGGCGAAAAGGCCCTCTCCGCCGCCGCCGCCGTGGCCCCCAAGCACGCCGAACAGCACCTCATGGACCCGAACAACGATCGGATCGTCGAGAAGGATGCCGACCATCGGTCCGACGGGAAGTTCAACCGGCTGCCGAGGGTGCAGGGCCCGCAGATCAAGGTCCAGCCGCCGGTCGAATCCGCGACGAAGATCACGGGCGAGCGGACGATCAACTAAGCCGTTCGACCAAAAGCACAGCAAAAGGGGAACGCCTCACGGCGTTCCCCTTTTTGTTTGCTCTTCTCCTAATTCAGGATGTTCAGAATGGCTATCCCGCAAGGCCACAGCAAGCGAGAAGCTGGGGCGTACTTTTCTCATACGTTGAAGCTTTGAGCGATGCGAGAACGAATCCGGAAACCATTTTCAACATCCCTTACAAGCCTTTCAGGCGAAACCGCCAAGGCTTAGCCGCCCATTCGCCGGCATAATCCACGCCGATGCGAGGCGCGCGCAACATCGCCCGAGGCGCAATCCGTTGGCCGCGATCTTCCACCCAGAGCTGTTCCCCGCTGGTGAGGTCATGCCAATTGTGCGTTCGGCTGATGTCGAGTTGCCGGCAGAGCCTCCCGGGGCCGTCGATGAGTTCACCGCTCTCCAGTTCGACCGCCCGCACCAGAATCGCCGCCGGGTAGCCCTCCTGCTCCGTCACAATATTAAAGCAGTGATACATTCCATAGATCAGATAGACGTAAGTGATCCCGGCTTTCCCGAACATGACCTCCGTCCGTTTGGTCTTGCCGCGCGAGGCATGGGACGCCCGATCCTCCGGCCCGACGTAGGCTTCCACCTCGACGATCCGGCCCGAGAGGCGGCCGCCGGCCGTTTCCCGAACCAGATACTTGCCGAGGAGGCTTCTCGCCACCGTCAGCGTCGGCTTCTCATAGAACGATCGCGCGAGGGGTTGGCGTTTCATCAAAATATCCAGGCGATTCCACCCATCACGTTTCGTGGCGTGCCGGGCGAGAAGTGGACATCGGAGACGGCCTGCGCGGTCGGATTGACACGCGACTCATAGAAAAACTGAGCCTGCCGCCATTGCGCGTCGAACAGGTTCTGAATCGTAAAAAACGCCTCCAGCCGACCGCGCTCCATCTTGACCGGCACGCGATAGCGGTTGACCCAATCGAAGAACGTAAAGCCGTTGAGATAGACCGAGCGGTCCTCGGCCGCCGGACGTCTTCCCATATGGACCATTTGCAGCGAGGAGGTCAAGCCGTTCGGAAGCGTAGCGGTCAGGCCGGCCTGGCCGGTCAGCTCCGGGGCCAAAGGCACGGCCTGGCCGGTTCCACGGAACTCCGCATGAGTCATGGTCAGATCCCCGCGCAGGCTCAACCAGTCGAGCAATTGCAGCCTGGCCCCCACCTCCGTTCCATAGCGCCGCGTGGCGCCCCGAATTTCCGTCGTGCCTGCGTCTCCCGCAAATACCAACTCGGAGGACAAGTCCAGCGCCCACAGGGTGGCCAACAACTCGACCCGATCCCATTGTTTGGTGCGCACCCCAACCTCGTAAGCCGTCGCACGCGGCAACGACTGGACCGACGGACTGCTTACCACGGCTCGGGCATCGTTGCTGTGAAAGCCGGTGCCGAAGTTCAGGAAGAACTCGGTTCCGAACCAGGGCCCCAGCACCAGATTGCCCTTCGTGCTCGCAATGGCCGCATCCGTCTGCCCGTTGGGCTGCCGCAGGCAGGTCGCGCAGCGGTTGCGGACGTCGAACGTGAAGATGTCGCCGCGCGCCCCGCCGTTGATGCGCATCCAGGGCGTCGGTTGCAGTTCCAGTTTAACGTAGGGCGAATAGGAGGCTTCCAGCACATCGCTGTCGGAGGTCGTGTCCAGACGCATCCGCCGCTGTTGCGTCCCCAGGCGGACTTTCGCATCGTCCACACGGGTTTGGACGCCGACTGTCGCGGCGCCGGCAACGCCCGCGACCTCGCCGGCCTGGCGATACCCCACGTCGCTGCCATAGACAACCCGCCGATCGTTCTGTTCGATCCCGTCTCCGTTCACCGGATTGTTCAGAAAGAAGGTGAAATTGCTGTACAGGTCCAGCTTGTAATACTGGCCGTAGAGGTCCGCGAAGAAGCGCCCCCCACCGGGCGCATCGTAATGGTAGCGGAGAGCGGCCGTCGCCCGCTCCGTTCGCCCCCCTTCGGTCGGGTCCAGCGAGCCGAACCGGTCGAGCTGCCCATCGTTGACCGATTGCAGCGGGATCTGCCCGGACGCATTCCACCGGCCCTGGTAGTAGGTGCCGGTCAGGCTGAGCTCCGACTGGCTCGTCGGATTCATCGTGGCCTTGGCCAAGCCGTTGAAGCGGTTATAGCGATTCGCATTCAGGAAGGGGCCGTCCATATGATATCCCTCCGCGGCGATCAGCGTCCGCACCTTGCCGGTCGTCGGGGAAAACATCGTCATGTACCGCTGCTGATTGAACTGCCCCCCGGCCGCCTGGACGATGCCTTCCTCCACCGTCTCGCGGGTGACGAACTCGACCGCCGCCCCCGTATCGAAATCCCCGTACTGGACGTGATAGGGCCCCTTGTAGACCTGCACCTCTTTGATCGTTTCCGGAATGATGAAGTTGAGGTCCGTATAGCCCTGGCCGTGGGCGTTGCTGCGCAAGTTGATCGGCATGCCGTCCCGAAACACGGCGATATCGGTCCCGTGATCCGCGTCGAACCCCCGCAAGAAATACTGGTCGGCCTTCCCCGCCCCACCGGAATGCTCGACGGACAGGATGCCGGGGGCGAGCCGCAGCAGATTGCCTGGCCGGCCCTGGGGCTGGAGCTGGATGTCCTTGTCCGGAATGACATGTTCGGAGGACGCGGCGGTCAGCCGCTCGGCCAGGACCGGCACATCCGGCAGGACGACCGTGCCCTCCTCGGCCGGCTCGTGGGCCCACGCCAAGGACCAGACGAGCAGCAGCGCGCAGACCTGGAGGGAGAAGCCAAAGAAGAAGCCCACGGATGTCGCCCAGCGTCTAGCTGAGCCCCTTCCCCGTGGTCGTCATGGTGAGCTTGCCGTGCTTGACGCCTTTCGTCGCAATCAACCGGTCCGCGATCTTTCTGATCTCGCGCCCCTTGCCCCGCACCGCCAGCACTTCCAGACAGTGGGCATGATCCAGGTGCACATGCATGGCGGAGAGGATCAACCGCTGGTAATCGTGCTGAATGTCGGTGAGTTTCTCGGTCAGGTCGCGGACGTGGTGGTCGTAGACGAGCGTGATGGTGCCGACCGTGTCCTTGTTTTCGTCCCATTCCTGCCCGACCAGGTTGTCGCGGATCAGGTCCCGCAGCGCCTCCGACCGGGTCGCATAGTTCTTGCCGGCGATCAATCGGTCGAAGTCGTCCAGCAAATGATGGTCCAGCGACACCCCGAACCGCACGAGCTTCTTCATGGCAGACCTCTTTCGTGCTACGAAATATAAAAACGTGACACGACAGTAGCACCACCGGATCGGCGGCGTCAACGGCGAAAAAGACACGTGAGGGGGCTGGATTAGAAAGACTGCAGCGATAGCGGAAGAGCGCGGTTCCTACTCGCCTTGCCGGCCTAAATCACCGAATTTCGACCAGCGTGAGTCAACGAACGGTGCCTCCTCCAGCGCAAAGCTCGATTTCGTTACCTTCACAACAGCACAGCAAACCAAGCAACGAATGCGCTGATGACCGAAGCAACCGCAGAAACTAGAGCTACCACCCAAAGTTTGTGATCTCTAGCAGAACGCTCTGCCTCAATTAGACGACGCTGCAACTCGAAGTCCGAAGCCCTCGGCGGGCTACCGGAGGTACTATGCGCTCTTGGTTCACCGGTGATATCGATGCCCAGCTTTTGACATCGCCTTTCAAGTTCCTCTCCGGTTGGTAGTTTGCTCATTTTGTCCCTTTCGAAATCCAACCATTAAGAGTATCGCCGTTCCGATGATCGGCTGGAGGCAACGCGTGCGTCACATCGGCAAGAATATGGAACCTAGCGTTGTCGCATCGTGCCGCGACAAGTCGCTTACCCTTTGTCACCCGAGGCGCCCTATACTTCCTCCACGGGAAACATCCTGAGGAAATCCGCGAGGCGCACGATGGGAATGCCCTCGAACGCCTTCAAAGTGAGGAGATGATGATCGCCAGTTACCACCACGTCCGCCTGAGCCGCCGCAGCGCACTCGAGAATCCGATTGTCGGGGGCATCATCAAGAACAGACAGCCGCTGCGAGGGTCGAAGAATCTGCGCGGCTCGACTGATGATTTTCAAGGCCGCTTTGATGTCTTTCTCCGGTTGGTTGAACTTGACTCGGAGGACGCGCGCCGTTTCCGTGAGGATGGGGACTGACCCGTACAACGTGACGTGTCTCCGGCGAGCGAGCAGAAAGGCTTGCTCGCCTTTACTGCCCGGAATGAGCAAGGCTGAGATATATACATTCGTATCGAAGACCGCCTTCACTATCGATCCTCGAACACGATCCGCTCAATCTCCTTTTCCGTCAGCACGCCGACTGCGCGCGCACGCTTGGTCATTTTACGTTGCAGCTTGAAGAACTCTTCCTCTTCGCGCTCCGCCTTATAAGACTCGACCATCCGGCGAAACAATTCGCTCTTTGTCGTGCCTTCGCGATCCGCCAGCTTTTTATACTCTTCCGCCAGACCTGGACTGACTGAAAACCCCAGCACGGCCGTATTGCGCCCCATAACACACCCTCCGGTTCAACTGCGTTTAACTTTAGCATGACTCCAAAAGCACAGCAAGACATCCCATCCCTGCTCTCATCTTGCCTGCCTCGGGTGGAAGGGATGAGCGGCGAAGACCTGGCAGGCAGCCACGTTTTCATGATCCTCTGCCTCAAGGCTGGGGGCACCCACTGCGCGCATCCGTACTTCCACACTTGTTTCCACCCGTCGGATGGCCGCCCCCTATTCCCCTTCGAGCGGGACATATAAATAGGTGCTCTGGCGGTTGATGAGGAGGAGGGTCAGGTCCTTGGGCTTGATCGGCTGGACGGCCTTCTGGAAGGAGGCAAGGTCCGTGATGGGCTTGTGGTTGACCTCCATGATCAGGTCGCCCGACATGAGGCCGGCCCCTTCGGCCAGACTTCCCTCGTCCACCGTGGTCACGACGACCCCGGTGATCGAGCCGAACCCTAGCTGACGCCCGATGGCCGGGGTGATCTCGTCCACCATCAGCCCGCCGAACGGATGGCCGTCCGTGTCCGACTTGGCTTGCGGCGCGATGCGCTTCGTCCGTTCGCGGGGCGCTTCTTGAATCACCAACTCGACTTGCAGGGGCTTCCCCTCCCGGACGAGATCGAGCTTATGCTTGCTGCCGATCGCCGACACGGCGACCCAATTGCGGAGACGGCCCGAATCCAACACCTCCTTGCCGTCGAACCGCACCACCACGTCGCCCCGCTTCAGGCCGGCCTTCTCGGCGGACCCACGGGCGAAGACATCCGTCACGATCGCGCCCTTCACATCCGGCAGGCCGAAGAGCTTGCCCAGCTGAGGCAAGACATCCTGCGTGGTCGCCCCCAGAAACCCCCGCACCACCCGGCCAGTCTTCAGCAGGCTCTGCATCGCCGCCCGCGCCATGTTGCTGGGGATGGCGAAGCCGACGCCGACGCTGCCGCCCGTGACGCTGGCGATGGCCGTGTTGATCCCCACCAGCTCGCCTTTGACGTTGATCAAGGCCCCGCCTGAATTGCCCGGATTGATCGGGGCATCCACCTGGATGAAATCTTCATAGTCGGCCACGCCCACGTCCGCGCGCCCGACCGCGCTCACGATGCCGAAGGTCACGGTCTGGTTGAGCCCCATGGGATTGCCGATGGCCAGCACGAAATCGCCCGCCACCAACTGGCTGGAGTCGCCCCAGGCCACGGCGGGCAGGGCGGTGGCGTCGATCTTGACGACGGCCACGTCGGTCTTGGGATCGGTGGCGACCACGCGCCCCTTGAACTGACGCCGGTCCGCCAGCAACACCTCCACCTCGGTCGCTTCCGCCACCACATGGTTGTTCGTGATGATGTACCCGTCCTCGGACACGATCACGCCGGAGCCTTGGCCATACTGACGGTGGGGCGGCCCCTCCGGAAACAGGCCGAACGGCAGGCCTTCGTCGCTGAGAGCCTGATCGCGGACCAGCACGGTCGCCGCAATGTTGACGATGGCCGGCTTGACCTTCGAGGCCGCGATGCGAATTTGTGCTTGCAGATCGGATGATGTAGCTGAAGTCGGCACATCCCGCTTGGCCGCGACAGCCCAATCTGGACTGAGCAGCATCGGCCCGGCCAACAAGCAGGCCATCAGAACACGTGTCAGGACAGCGGTCATGGCGCCTCGATCGTTATTTCTTCTTGTCTGCATCCAGGATGCTGCGGATGATCGTGCGCAGGTTGTCCGGATCGATCGCCTCGACTTTGATGTTGCCGTCCAGCAACACGGTGGGCGTCTGCTGGACGTTCACCCGCTTGCCCCATTCCTTGCCCAATTCCAGCGTTTTGAACGGCTTGCCGCTGGCCAATCCCGCTTCGAACGCCG includes:
- a CDS encoding c-type cytochrome translates to MFSTGFSAKEEPGTLEILMARQARHLAIPLSQRNEPNPIPASPAILKEARQHFADHCATCHANDGSGNTPIGKNVYPKAPDLRLADTQSLSDGELFFVIHNGIRFTGMPAWGKGKPEEDQDSWKLVHFLRRLPTITAEELEEMKRYNPKTEREREEEAAFERFLGGEDVAPPAPAHHH
- a CDS encoding phage holin family protein — protein: MRGLLIRFTVTGIAVFLASQIVPGITVETVSAGVAAVILLAFLNAIVRPVLYLFTLPFIILSLGLFMVVINALLLHLVAFLVKGFVVEGFWPSVWGALIISVTSTILTLWVSEQGQVEMVIHRKPPRIVN
- a CDS encoding DUF3313 domain-containing protein, producing MTHRQTVALLLTLALLHGCDTTKHATEVQPSGFLAEYRTLLQPGKEGTWDPLRVYRNPKTDFAAIKKIQLEPVTIWNQPNSTLSPGQKEDLQRLADYFYNLLYVKLSKDYEMVQKPTPGAVRVQVAITHGEESVTALALASKVAPTAQLANALWAFATDKPSTLFVGDVTVEFMAHDTQTGELLTAGADRRVGGRNLFDKEALNSWGDVRNSLEFWSDATVYRLCLIRREANCVKPNA
- a CDS encoding GAF domain-containing protein, whose amino-acid sequence is MGQAAEHPRASKQTTLQRTLTEALNELGMDAALVAICERANGPLVAQGSRGFAPREVQSVVRTLSGVEQSLLTAPAPVGEGEALRAVRLRMITPAAKALLALPLRHRQKLYGVLVVGRKEGAAFTKKERTLLEGAGESITGSLERAGLFDGTVLLSPPMVAQEPAPAQAAVPMAAEVLAPSSYATPAIQERITSLLNEAAATTPFDRAWVTYYDPIAGILEVLGLAGDVRGEQKKDLKPGHRLGLDTSASGWAVRHRKTRLDNDLASTQGRFLDHKHLYKERFRSALVVPFFVRGQVGGTLTLGSKTPLQYGLPDARVLEPVIVKLVELLQEPPVAQATAVEPGEIMEPAAEPTALAAPEPLIRKQERQAALGEFSAFLATEIREPLASIRAQLEEVTGEGILDFDPQTRVENAMRDLIRVEAILNEILDFAKPLDLNRRLCRVPDIIENTLTVVATELDMNRIRVTKDYAANLSQVRCDDGKFQQVFLSIFKNSLEAMSPGGQLDIQVSPVKAGRAHDVQILIKNDGVPIPTEHMGKIFEPFFTTKRAGTGLGLATVKKIVEEHQGQISIASGPGQGTTVIIQLPTPVHRGAAYRRRGGRGRRPPRGR
- a CDS encoding DNA-3-methyladenine glycosylase, with product MKRQPLARSFYEKPTLTVARSLLGKYLVRETAGGRLSGRIVEVEAYVGPEDRASHASRGKTKRTEVMFGKAGITYVYLIYGMYHCFNIVTEQEGYPAAILVRAVELESGELIDGPGRLCRQLDISRTHNWHDLTSGEQLWVEDRGQRIAPRAMLRAPRIGVDYAGEWAAKPWRFRLKGL
- a CDS encoding TonB-dependent receptor, with the protein product MGFFFGFSLQVCALLLVWSLAWAHEPAEEGTVVLPDVPVLAERLTAASSEHVIPDKDIQLQPQGRPGNLLRLAPGILSVEHSGGAGKADQYFLRGFDADHGTDIAVFRDGMPINLRSNAHGQGYTDLNFIIPETIKEVQVYKGPYHVQYGDFDTGAAVEFVTRETVEEGIVQAAGGQFNQQRYMTMFSPTTGKVRTLIAAEGYHMDGPFLNANRYNRFNGLAKATMNPTSQSELSLTGTYYQGRWNASGQIPLQSVNDGQLDRFGSLDPTEGGRTERATAALRYHYDAPGGGRFFADLYGQYYKLDLYSNFTFFLNNPVNGDGIEQNDRRVVYGSDVGYRQAGEVAGVAGAATVGVQTRVDDAKVRLGTQQRRMRLDTTSDSDVLEASYSPYVKLELQPTPWMRINGGARGDIFTFDVRNRCATCLRQPNGQTDAAIASTKGNLVLGPWFGTEFFLNFGTGFHSNDARAVVSSPSVQSLPRATAYEVGVRTKQWDRVELLATLWALDLSSELVFAGDAGTTEIRGATRRYGTEVGARLQLLDWLSLRGDLTMTHAEFRGTGQAVPLAPELTGQAGLTATLPNGLTSSLQMVHMGRRPAAEDRSVYLNGFTFFDWVNRYRVPVKMERGRLEAFFTIQNLFDAQWRQAQFFYESRVNPTAQAVSDVHFSPGTPRNVMGGIAWIF
- the nikR gene encoding nickel-responsive transcriptional regulator NikR, translating into MKKLVRFGVSLDHHLLDDFDRLIAGKNYATRSEALRDLIRDNLVGQEWDENKDTVGTITLVYDHHVRDLTEKLTDIQHDYQRLILSAMHVHLDHAHCLEVLAVRGKGREIRKIADRLIATKGVKHGKLTMTTTGKGLS
- a CDS encoding putative toxin-antitoxin system toxin component, PIN family, yielding MVKAVFDTNVYISALLIPGSKGEQAFLLARRRHVTLYGSVPILTETARVLRVKFNQPEKDIKAALKIISRAAQILRPSQRLSVLDDAPDNRILECAAAAQADVVVTGDHHLLTLKAFEGIPIVRLADFLRMFPVEEV
- a CDS encoding ribbon-helix-helix protein, CopG family; translated protein: MGRNTAVLGFSVSPGLAEEYKKLADREGTTKSELFRRMVESYKAEREEEEFFKLQRKMTKRARAVGVLTEKEIERIVFEDR
- a CDS encoding Do family serine endopeptidase, translated to MQTRRNNDRGAMTAVLTRVLMACLLAGPMLLSPDWAVAAKRDVPTSATSSDLQAQIRIAASKVKPAIVNIAATVLVRDQALSDEGLPFGLFPEGPPHRQYGQGSGVIVSEDGYIITNNHVVAEATEVEVLLADRRQFKGRVVATDPKTDVAVVKIDATALPAVAWGDSSQLVAGDFVLAIGNPMGLNQTVTFGIVSAVGRADVGVADYEDFIQVDAPINPGNSGGALINVKGELVGINTAIASVTGGSVGVGFAIPSNMARAAMQSLLKTGRVVRGFLGATTQDVLPQLGKLFGLPDVKGAIVTDVFARGSAEKAGLKRGDVVVRFDGKEVLDSGRLRNWVAVSAIGSKHKLDLVREGKPLQVELVIQEAPRERTKRIAPQAKSDTDGHPFGGLMVDEITPAIGRQLGFGSITGVVVTTVDEGSLAEGAGLMSGDLIMEVNHKPITDLASFQKAVQPIKPKDLTLLLINRQSTYLYVPLEGE